The following coding sequences lie in one Pontibacter sp. G13 genomic window:
- a CDS encoding acyltransferase, translated as MSLEKKSFEIPVIHDFRGIAALSVVLYHFVYTTTDYIQTEWVLDIFHFGRKGVQLFFIISGIVIPLSMIKASYQLPKIGKFLLRRFARIEPPFLVSLALGILFLFARNYFPSAVQVDLSPSLRDIFLHFGYLVPFVSDAKWVLPVYWTLSIEFQYYLFLAILFPLVMSKKPVLKWLFALIVIGIPLIFPVKVSFFPRWAPYFGLGIFYAMFLTKHFSLREFLAAGILSIVMCLTVSKIEWVDIGLATVAIAVIHFFPYLTTKGGRFFGKISYSLYLFHSLIGARFINFMSHRTTEAWEKFLVITVGVILATITAYIVWKLVERPSQLLSKKV; from the coding sequence ATGTCTCTGGAAAAAAAATCCTTTGAAATCCCCGTCATTCACGACTTTCGGGGTATTGCCGCTCTTTCTGTAGTACTTTATCACTTTGTGTATACCACCACTGACTACATCCAAACTGAGTGGGTGCTAGACATTTTCCATTTTGGGAGAAAGGGAGTTCAGCTATTCTTTATCATATCAGGGATTGTCATTCCGCTATCGATGATCAAAGCTTCCTATCAGCTACCCAAGATCGGGAAGTTCCTTTTAAGGCGATTTGCTCGGATTGAGCCCCCATTTTTGGTCTCATTGGCACTTGGAATCTTGTTCCTTTTTGCCCGGAATTATTTCCCATCTGCCGTTCAGGTCGACCTCTCCCCTTCCCTTCGCGATATATTTCTCCACTTTGGATATTTAGTACCCTTCGTTTCAGATGCAAAATGGGTATTACCGGTATATTGGACCCTCTCTATCGAATTCCAATACTATCTATTTCTTGCCATCTTATTTCCTTTGGTGATGAGCAAGAAACCTGTCCTCAAGTGGCTATTTGCCCTCATCGTCATTGGGATCCCGCTGATATTCCCAGTAAAGGTTTCCTTTTTTCCACGATGGGCTCCCTACTTCGGATTGGGGATTTTTTATGCCATGTTCCTTACCAAGCATTTTTCTTTGCGGGAATTTCTGGCAGCGGGTATCCTCAGTATAGTCATGTGCTTGACTGTTTCCAAAATTGAATGGGTAGATATAGGTTTGGCTACGGTTGCAATAGCCGTCATTCATTTCTTCCCTTACCTCACCACCAAGGGAGGTAGGTTCTTCGGAAAGATTTCCTATTCACTGTATCTATTTCACTCACTGATAGGCGCTCGATTCATAAATTTCATGTCTCATAGAACTACAGAAGCTTGGGAGAAATTTCTGGTCATAACTGTGGGAGTGATCCTTGCCACCATTACAGCCTACATCGTTTGGAAGTTGGTGGAACGTCCGAGCCAGTTATTGTCCAAGAAGGTCTAG
- a CDS encoding cation diffusion facilitator family transporter, translating into MKEKSALYVSVMFASLFAVMGVVFGIAIQSSMVMFDGIYSSISVVLSILSVVVLGIVVSSEEDEAFPFGKWHFEPALVVFKSLVIVGLCLYSMSQAISDLLSGGNEVDAGWAMLYAGVSTALCLAVFLYLKFQNRKLNSSLLKAETDQWLGDTLLSLGVMIGFGVSLAMRGTPWEGLIPYTDPFMVIVASLLFISFPMGSLLQGFRQLLFFRTDRQLSGKVKDQIAQIAEEMKASYKIHLVKIGRETFLEVNFKVADRSFSVREMDQLRSQIAAGIEGDLWLNMSITSEQKWM; encoded by the coding sequence ATGAAGGAAAAATCCGCTTTGTATGTATCGGTCATGTTCGCCTCGCTGTTTGCTGTGATGGGAGTTGTATTCGGCATTGCCATCCAATCCAGCATGGTGATGTTCGATGGCATTTACTCTTCCATCAGCGTCGTGCTGTCGATCCTATCGGTGGTGGTATTGGGGATTGTGGTCTCAAGCGAAGAAGATGAAGCCTTTCCATTCGGCAAGTGGCATTTCGAGCCTGCGCTCGTGGTGTTCAAGTCGCTGGTGATTGTAGGGTTGTGCCTCTATTCGATGTCCCAAGCGATTTCCGATCTGCTCAGCGGAGGAAACGAAGTCGATGCCGGATGGGCGATGCTCTATGCAGGAGTTTCGACAGCCCTTTGTCTAGCGGTATTTCTTTATCTCAAGTTCCAAAACCGGAAGCTCAATTCCAGTTTACTCAAAGCCGAGACTGATCAATGGCTAGGGGACACCCTCCTGAGTTTGGGGGTAATGATCGGATTTGGCGTTTCCCTCGCAATGCGTGGGACTCCTTGGGAGGGGCTGATCCCCTATACAGATCCCTTCATGGTCATAGTGGCTTCCCTACTTTTTATTTCCTTTCCGATGGGTTCTCTGCTGCAGGGATTCCGTCAATTGCTTTTTTTCCGAACGGATCGTCAATTGTCCGGCAAGGTCAAAGACCAAATCGCTCAGATTGCAGAAGAAATGAAAGCCTCCTACAAAATTCACCTCGTCAAGATCGGTCGCGAAACTTTTCTAGAGGTGAATTTCAAGGTTGCCGATCGCTCCTTTTCTGTGAGGGAAATGGATCAGCTCCGGTCACAAATTGCAGCGGGAATAGAAGGGGATCTATGGTTGAATATGAGCATCACATCCGAGCAAAAGTGGATGTGA